Proteins encoded within one genomic window of Actinomycetota bacterium:
- a CDS encoding MFS transporter, with protein MEDEGAPGWQRNNYASMFAVFLLCITFSFTIPFLPLYLNQLDSSLTGQQAALWAGIATALGGLGSFVSGPIWGILGDRYGRKPMLIRACFGGAIGLTLFGFATSIWQVVAIRTFIGIMAGAPAAAMALIAAGTPATRLPKALGQFQGATLGGIALGPVIAAVFIAAFGYRPTFIVAGILMFSGALVTVFMIKEPTRALAAKPGSGTLGLRTVLKSPLAWAALMLVLLLSFAAPMVQPVLPTYILTLLPDPEHGGTVIIGWIFFGMSAASAIAAVYAGRLISRAGHQRMLLIGAIGIAVFLIPMAFVNTVLALALFAICMSLFQGLLTTSAVSLLPTVVTAAALSSMFGLYQSVQALSSQLGPALGGVIAVQFGYQAVFLIAAAALMILGLPMFVVFKRVAAKYKVEAEPEEVHPIEPHIQTHTKDQIEKSVDSQTPSTGR; from the coding sequence ATGGAAGACGAGGGCGCACCGGGATGGCAGCGCAATAACTACGCTTCCATGTTCGCGGTGTTCCTGCTCTGCATCACATTCTCCTTCACAATTCCCTTCCTTCCCCTGTACCTGAATCAGCTTGATTCATCCTTGACCGGCCAACAGGCCGCCCTTTGGGCAGGCATTGCCACCGCTCTTGGCGGGCTTGGCTCCTTCGTCTCAGGGCCGATCTGGGGAATACTCGGTGACCGATACGGACGCAAGCCCATGCTCATCCGCGCCTGTTTCGGCGGCGCAATAGGGCTGACCTTGTTTGGCTTTGCCACCAGCATCTGGCAGGTGGTGGCCATCCGCACCTTTATTGGAATCATGGCTGGCGCCCCGGCTGCCGCCATGGCCCTCATTGCCGCCGGCACCCCGGCTACTCGACTTCCGAAGGCGCTGGGCCAGTTCCAGGGAGCAACCCTGGGTGGGATTGCCCTTGGCCCGGTCATCGCCGCAGTGTTCATCGCTGCTTTCGGCTATCGCCCAACCTTCATCGTTGCCGGAATCCTGATGTTCTCTGGCGCGCTCGTCACCGTCTTCATGATCAAGGAGCCCACCCGAGCTCTGGCGGCCAAGCCCGGGTCAGGCACTCTCGGCCTTCGCACTGTGTTGAAATCCCCGTTGGCCTGGGCCGCTCTCATGCTCGTGCTGCTGCTGAGTTTTGCGGCACCCATGGTTCAACCCGTGCTACCGACGTACATCCTGACTCTACTGCCAGATCCAGAACACGGCGGCACAGTCATCATTGGCTGGATCTTCTTCGGCATGTCTGCGGCCAGCGCGATTGCTGCCGTCTATGCGGGCCGCTTGATCTCCCGTGCCGGCCATCAGCGCATGCTGTTGATTGGCGCCATCGGGATTGCCGTCTTCCTCATTCCGATGGCATTCGTCAATACGGTTCTTGCACTCGCGCTGTTCGCGATCTGCATGTCACTGTTCCAAGGGCTGCTGACGACCAGCGCTGTCTCGCTCCTGCCCACCGTGGTCACGGCCGCAGCCCTGAGCTCAATGTTCGGGCTGTACCAAAGCGTCCAGGCGCTTTCCTCTCAGCTAGGACCAGCCCTTGGCGGCGTGATCGCTGTCCAATTCGGGTACCAAGCGGTCTTCCTCATTGCGGCAGCCGCCCTCATGATTCTCGGACTTCCGATGTTTGTGGTGTTCAAGAGAGTCGCCGCAAAATACAAGGTCGAGGCCGAGCCCGAAGAGGTTCATCCGATCGAGCCTCATATTCAGACTCACACCAAGGATCAGATCGAGAAGTCAGTGGATTCCCAGACTCCATCGACTGGCCGATAG
- the cysE gene encoding serine O-acetyltransferase produces MARLPRGIKAFIEQAREDVQSVLDRDPAARSAAEVALLYPGVHAVWAHRVSSHLWNAGAYLPARAVSQAARALTGVEIHPGASLGPRVFIDHGAGVVIGETAIVGADVTIYHGVTLGGTSLNVGKRHPTVGDRVTIGAGAKILGDIEVGSDSRIGANAVLVRSVDPDSVVVGVPGQVVARAGVHTARPSFDAQDRNAPDPVGSAVQDLLGRVQNLETEIHGHAAPDGIYRPVDGVWESTDFSI; encoded by the coding sequence GTGGCGCGCCTTCCCCGGGGAATCAAGGCATTCATTGAGCAGGCTCGTGAAGATGTCCAATCGGTGCTTGATCGAGATCCCGCAGCCCGTTCGGCTGCCGAAGTAGCACTGCTGTATCCCGGCGTTCATGCGGTGTGGGCGCATCGAGTGAGCAGCCATCTCTGGAATGCCGGCGCCTACCTACCTGCGCGAGCGGTATCGCAGGCGGCACGCGCACTCACCGGAGTTGAGATCCATCCCGGCGCCAGCTTGGGTCCTCGGGTGTTCATCGACCACGGGGCAGGGGTGGTCATCGGTGAGACGGCAATCGTTGGTGCTGATGTGACGATCTATCACGGAGTCACTCTGGGTGGCACCAGTTTGAATGTTGGCAAGCGGCATCCAACGGTGGGTGATCGCGTCACTATCGGCGCTGGCGCCAAAATCCTGGGTGATATTGAGGTGGGCTCAGATTCGCGCATCGGAGCCAATGCTGTGCTCGTTCGATCAGTGGATCCGGACTCAGTAGTTGTTGGAGTTCCAGGCCAAGTAGTGGCGCGCGCCGGGGTGCACACCGCTCGACCAAGCTTTGACGCTCAGGATCGCAATGCGCCGGACCCAGTTGGCAGCGCTGTGCAGGATCTGCTCGGTCGGGTGCAAAACCTGGAGACCGAAATCCACGGGCACGCTGCTCCAGACGGTATCTATCGGCCAGTCGATGGAGTCTGGGAATCCACTGACTTCTCGATCTGA
- the cysK gene encoding cysteine synthase A, with translation MRIANDITELIGNTPLVKIRNITDGAGATVAAKLEFFNPANSVKDRIGLSMIDAAQAAGLIGPDTVVVEPTSGNTGIALAMVCAARGIKIVLTMPETMSMERRMVLRGYGAELILTPGPEGMGGAIAKAKELADSDPKYFMPQQFQNPANPAIHRATTAEEIWNDTEGQVDILISGVGTGGTVTGVGQVLKERKPGVQIIAVEPAASPVLSGGQKGPHPIQGIGAGFIPDVLDTTVYDEVVQVTADDAMATARRSATEEGLLVGISSGAALWAAIEVAKRPENDGKLIVVVIPDFGERYLSTALFAGLGD, from the coding sequence ATGCGTATTGCGAATGACATTACAGAGTTGATCGGCAACACCCCACTTGTGAAGATCCGAAACATCACTGATGGGGCCGGCGCCACCGTTGCTGCGAAGTTGGAGTTCTTCAACCCAGCAAACTCAGTGAAGGACCGCATCGGGCTTTCGATGATCGATGCTGCTCAAGCTGCTGGGCTGATTGGGCCGGACACTGTCGTGGTTGAGCCGACCAGTGGCAACACTGGCATCGCACTTGCGATGGTGTGCGCCGCGCGTGGAATCAAGATCGTGTTGACGATGCCCGAGACCATGAGCATGGAGCGGCGCATGGTGTTGCGTGGTTATGGGGCCGAGTTGATCCTCACTCCAGGACCAGAAGGCATGGGGGGCGCGATCGCCAAGGCCAAGGAGTTGGCTGATTCAGATCCCAAGTACTTCATGCCACAGCAGTTCCAGAATCCGGCAAACCCGGCTATCCATCGGGCCACTACGGCAGAGGAAATCTGGAACGATACCGAAGGACAGGTGGACATCTTGATTTCCGGAGTCGGCACCGGCGGCACGGTGACGGGTGTGGGCCAGGTGCTCAAGGAACGCAAGCCGGGAGTCCAGATCATTGCCGTCGAGCCTGCTGCCTCGCCGGTTCTCTCCGGTGGGCAGAAGGGCCCCCACCCCATTCAGGGCATCGGTGCCGGATTCATCCCCGATGTTCTCGATACCACGGTGTACGACGAGGTCGTCCAGGTCACAGCCGACGATGCAATGGCCACTGCCAGACGTTCTGCCACAGAAGAGGGCCTGCTAGTCGGTATCTCTTCCGGAGCTGCTCTATGGGCGGCGATCGAAGTTGCCAAGCGTCCAGAGAATGACGGCAAGTTGATCGTGGTCGTCATCCCAGACTTCGGCGAGCGCTATCTCTCTACCGCCCTGTTCGCCGGGCTGGGCGACTGA
- a CDS encoding DUF2252 domain-containing protein, with protein MTERSDIALTTHVRKESVAERVEAGKRARKEHPRSTMGNWEVAADRPDPVEMLREQEAVRVQELVPIRHARMAVSPFTFYRGTAAVMAYDLGTYPSSGLTTQLCGDAHLSNFGVFASPDRSMLFDINDFDETHPGAFDWDVARMVASFYIAATDNQFSSTDRQLATLTAAASYRLAMAQYASMNDLDMWYSRVDAEFLLNLAQTEGGNKAAKNMDRNLAKARSRDRWSAINKLTIQADGVRQFVDDPPLLVRLPMDGVMWEVIDGIFEQYRMTLLDDRRELLRKYHIVDFAHKVVGVGSVGLRAFVVLLQGRDPEDLLVLQVKEAVRSVLEPYSAHSRYKDEGHRVVAGQRMMQAASDVFLGWLVGPAGRHFYVRQLRDMKWSPEISTLTPRTLAGYAQICGKTLARGHARTGDSIKIASYLGTSDVFDQSMVAFSERYAAQVDTDFDAFKAALDDGSLANSLNENDSVQQSLMAEADLMRERFTQGEATTQPQA; from the coding sequence ATGACGGAGCGCAGCGACATCGCTTTGACCACGCACGTTCGCAAGGAATCTGTGGCCGAACGAGTCGAGGCCGGCAAACGCGCCCGCAAGGAGCACCCGCGCAGCACGATGGGCAATTGGGAAGTTGCTGCGGATCGTCCCGACCCCGTGGAAATGCTGCGCGAGCAAGAAGCAGTGCGAGTGCAGGAGTTGGTGCCAATCCGGCACGCACGAATGGCCGTGAGCCCATTCACCTTCTATCGCGGCACAGCTGCTGTCATGGCTTATGACCTCGGCACCTATCCCAGCTCCGGGCTCACTACCCAGTTGTGTGGTGATGCCCATTTGTCGAATTTCGGGGTTTTCGCAAGCCCAGATCGTTCGATGCTGTTCGACATCAATGACTTCGACGAGACTCATCCAGGTGCGTTTGACTGGGATGTCGCGCGGATGGTCGCCTCCTTCTACATCGCAGCCACGGACAACCAATTCAGTAGCACTGACCGCCAATTGGCCACGCTTACGGCGGCAGCCTCATATCGCTTGGCGATGGCGCAGTACGCATCGATGAACGACCTCGATATGTGGTACTCGCGCGTCGATGCTGAATTTCTCCTCAATCTCGCGCAAACCGAAGGCGGGAACAAGGCAGCCAAGAACATGGATCGGAATCTGGCCAAGGCCCGCAGCAGAGATCGTTGGTCAGCAATCAACAAGCTCACCATCCAGGCGGACGGGGTTCGCCAGTTTGTCGACGATCCGCCCCTGCTGGTGCGCCTGCCGATGGATGGCGTGATGTGGGAAGTCATCGACGGCATCTTCGAGCAATACCGAATGACCCTCCTCGATGACCGCCGAGAGTTGCTGCGCAAATATCACATAGTCGATTTCGCCCACAAGGTTGTCGGCGTTGGCAGCGTTGGGCTGCGCGCGTTCGTGGTGTTGCTGCAAGGCCGCGATCCTGAGGACCTGCTCGTATTGCAGGTGAAGGAGGCGGTGAGGAGCGTGCTCGAGCCGTATTCGGCTCACTCTCGCTACAAAGACGAAGGCCATCGGGTTGTTGCAGGCCAACGAATGATGCAAGCGGCAAGCGATGTCTTTCTTGGCTGGCTTGTCGGGCCAGCCGGCCGGCATTTCTACGTGCGCCAACTGCGCGACATGAAATGGTCACCAGAGATTTCGACTCTGACGCCGCGAACTCTCGCCGGATACGCGCAGATCTGTGGCAAGACCCTTGCTCGCGGGCATGCCCGCACGGGTGATTCGATCAAGATTGCTTCGTACCTGGGAACGAGCGACGTCTTCGACCAATCGATGGTCGCATTCTCAGAGCGGTATGCCGCACAGGTGGACACCGACTTCGATGCCTTCAAGGCGGCACTCGACGACGGAAGCCTGGCGAACTCCTTGAATGAGAATGATTCAGTGCAGCAGAGTCTGATGGCCGAAGCCGATCTGATGCGTGAGCGGTTCACGCAGGGCGAAGCGACTACGCAGCCACAGGCTTAG
- a CDS encoding cation diffusion facilitator family transporter — MVDEPAEHEDHVESHDHNHDHEHPNSILARIGSIFIAHSHDTADSFDSALESSAAGIRAVKLSLLALLITSAVQATVVVLTSSVALLADAIHNLSDALTAIPLWIAFSLSRRPATRRYTYGFGRAEDLAGIFIILMIALSAGVAGYESLRRLLNPQEVSYLGAVMAAGIIGFAGNELVAIYRIRVGRRIGSAALVADGLHARTDAITSLAVVIGAFGVLIGFPAADPIVGLLVTFAILIVLWQAMRDIYRRLMDATDPELIDEVEAALSKTPGIVGIDKVQMRWVGHRLHVEIAISADPNLSLIAAHDIAHEAEHELLHGIARIDEVQVHVGPNETKGPEFHGVIEHHRG, encoded by the coding sequence ATGGTCGATGAGCCCGCCGAACATGAGGATCACGTCGAATCGCACGACCACAATCACGACCACGAGCACCCCAATTCGATCCTCGCAAGAATCGGCAGCATCTTCATTGCGCATAGCCACGACACAGCAGATTCCTTTGACAGCGCGCTTGAATCCAGTGCCGCGGGCATTCGCGCGGTAAAGCTCAGCTTGCTGGCACTGCTCATCACATCGGCAGTTCAAGCAACAGTCGTTGTCCTCACGAGTTCCGTCGCATTGTTGGCCGACGCCATCCACAATCTTTCTGATGCACTGACCGCCATCCCCCTGTGGATTGCCTTCTCATTGAGCCGCCGCCCCGCTACCCGCCGCTACACCTACGGCTTCGGAAGGGCTGAGGATCTCGCGGGCATTTTCATCATCCTCATGATCGCCCTTTCGGCAGGGGTCGCTGGCTACGAATCACTCAGACGCTTGTTGAATCCCCAGGAGGTCTCCTACCTTGGAGCCGTCATGGCCGCGGGAATCATCGGCTTCGCTGGCAACGAGTTGGTGGCGATCTATCGAATTCGCGTGGGGCGTCGCATTGGCTCAGCTGCGCTGGTGGCCGATGGATTGCACGCCCGTACCGACGCAATCACGTCGCTGGCTGTTGTGATCGGCGCATTTGGAGTACTCATCGGCTTCCCAGCGGCCGACCCGATTGTCGGCCTGCTTGTGACCTTTGCAATTCTGATCGTTCTGTGGCAGGCCATGCGCGATATCTACCGAAGATTGATGGACGCCACGGACCCTGAACTGATCGACGAAGTTGAGGCCGCACTTTCCAAGACGCCGGGCATCGTTGGCATCGACAAAGTCCAGATGCGCTGGGTTGGCCATCGACTGCACGTTGAGATCGCAATCTCCGCTGACCCAAATCTCAGCCTGATTGCCGCACATGACATTGCTCATGAAGCTGAACACGAGCTGCTGCACGGCATTGCTCGCATTGATGAAGTGCAAGTTCACGTAGGGCCCAATGAGACCAAGGGGCCGGAGTTTCATGGTGTCATCGAACATCACCGCGGTTGA
- a CDS encoding GNAT family N-acetyltransferase, which translates to MGVEIRDNSAVRAGLAEYTIEGDRISLTHTETSPEFAGRGLAKQLIIFALESARERGLQVLPFCPYALRVIADNPETFLDLVPADARVQFNLPEAQ; encoded by the coding sequence ATGGGCGTGGAAATTCGCGATAACTCAGCAGTACGTGCGGGCTTGGCCGAGTACACGATCGAAGGGGATCGCATCTCGCTGACGCACACCGAAACCTCCCCCGAATTCGCCGGAAGAGGTCTGGCCAAGCAATTGATCATCTTCGCCTTGGAATCGGCTCGTGAACGCGGCTTGCAAGTGCTGCCGTTCTGCCCATATGCCTTGCGCGTCATTGCCGACAACCCAGAGACCTTCCTGGACCTGGTGCCAGCAGACGCGCGCGTTCAATTCAACCTTCCTGAGGCGCAGTAA